Proteins from one Bradyrhizobium roseum genomic window:
- a CDS encoding acyl-CoA dehydrogenase has product MNFDDTPQEAAFRAEARAWIQANAPKQYEDELRKASLGRSGLKNANMLEVAKAWQKKKADAGWACLHWPKEYGGRGSSPIERVIWQQEEGPFGKLSGMFIIGHGMCGPTMMAFAGEEQKRQYLPPLASGEKVWCQLFSEPAGGSDVAGLRTRAEKQGDDWIINGQKIWTSGAHYSDYGILLTRTDPTVAKHKGLTMFFLDMKSPGVEVRPIKQASGHSDFNEVYFTDVKIPDSQRLGAVNDGWNVSLTTLMNERMSIGAGVATGFPELFEFCNSLMLEDGPAIEDRSVRSRLANYAVKASGLRYTSMRAISALSKGDRPGPENSIGKLVAGSMVQEVAMYALDLQGAAGALSGEDAEVAGKFQAMLLRAPGTRVEGGTDEIMRNIIAERVLGLPGDIRVDKDVPFNKIPTKGRA; this is encoded by the coding sequence ATGAACTTCGACGACACCCCGCAGGAAGCCGCGTTCCGCGCCGAGGCCCGCGCATGGATCCAGGCCAACGCGCCGAAGCAGTATGAGGACGAGCTGCGCAAGGCCTCGCTCGGCCGCTCCGGGCTGAAGAACGCCAACATGCTTGAGGTGGCAAAAGCCTGGCAGAAGAAGAAGGCCGACGCCGGTTGGGCATGCCTGCACTGGCCCAAGGAATATGGCGGCCGCGGCTCGTCGCCAATCGAGCGCGTGATCTGGCAACAGGAAGAGGGGCCGTTCGGCAAGCTCAGCGGCATGTTCATCATTGGCCATGGCATGTGCGGCCCGACCATGATGGCGTTCGCGGGCGAGGAGCAGAAGCGGCAATACCTGCCGCCGCTGGCCTCCGGCGAGAAGGTCTGGTGTCAGCTGTTCTCGGAACCCGCCGGCGGCTCCGACGTCGCGGGCCTGCGCACCCGCGCCGAGAAGCAGGGCGACGACTGGATCATCAACGGCCAGAAGATCTGGACTTCGGGCGCGCATTACTCGGACTATGGCATCCTGCTCACGCGTACCGATCCGACCGTCGCCAAGCACAAGGGCCTCACCATGTTCTTCCTGGACATGAAGAGCCCGGGTGTCGAGGTGCGGCCGATCAAGCAGGCCAGCGGCCACTCCGACTTCAACGAGGTCTACTTCACCGATGTGAAAATCCCGGACTCACAGCGGCTCGGCGCCGTCAATGATGGCTGGAACGTGTCGCTGACCACGCTGATGAACGAGCGCATGTCGATCGGTGCGGGCGTCGCGACGGGCTTCCCGGAGCTGTTCGAGTTCTGCAACAGCCTGATGCTGGAAGATGGCCCCGCGATCGAGGACCGCAGCGTTCGCTCGCGGTTGGCGAACTATGCGGTGAAAGCCAGCGGCCTGCGATACACCAGTATGCGTGCGATATCGGCGTTGTCGAAAGGCGACCGTCCGGGTCCGGAGAATTCCATCGGCAAGCTGGTCGCGGGCTCGATGGTCCAGGAAGTCGCGATGTATGCGCTCGACCTGCAGGGCGCGGCCGGCGCGCTGAGCGGTGAAGATGCCGAAGTCGCCGGCAAATTCCAGGCGATGCTGCTGCGCGCGCCGGGCACCCGCGTCGAGGGCGGCACCGACGAGATCATGCGCAACATCATCGCCGAGCGCGTGCTCGGTCTGCCCGGCGATATCCGGGTCGACAAGGACGTGCCGTTCAACAAGATCCCGACCAAGGGCCGGGCATAA